In Dyadobacter subterraneus, a single genomic region encodes these proteins:
- a CDS encoding ATP-binding protein encodes MQEIINFKLENDLDLVLAHKRSMQLAETCGLGLVAQTSFATAVSEVARLMIERGALSAISLYVGKSQKNHGIIRASVNSPTLFEIDLSNEKILYAQRLVNNFVLSATEISMDLDLPKNLSLTGVFIEKCKTRFKTALPISPYEEVKRKNAELQQLADNLVQSENRYQQLTNALPLMMFILAKDGQMLYANEWFLNFTGKNLESLTNTNWLTWLSVHHVEVDLIKLRVTLEKRMPFQQEVLLTSLDGNTIWHLLSLTPQENTSGKGIIQWFGFIVNIHAQKVVEKTLRDNHELIQIKRAMELREKQLDQTILELNRSNQELDRYAYVASHDLQEPTRKIILLSDMVIERYALRVPPEAKDLLVRVKGAAERMHSLVTDLLAYSRINSGKLLTSKISLSDIIRNITENLEYSIVKTNARIRLNDSYLICGNVVQMQQLFQNLIGNAIKFTEKGKDPDITITAEPLTDKQIESLELAQDHWLSIQVSDNGIGFDQIYAERIFEVFQRLHSRKEFEGTGIGLSICKKIVELHGGKISVVSNIGQGSSFTFYLPYEP; translated from the coding sequence ATGCAGGAAATTATAAATTTTAAACTGGAAAACGATCTCGACCTGGTTTTGGCTCATAAAAGATCCATGCAGCTGGCTGAAACCTGCGGTCTTGGACTTGTTGCCCAGACAAGTTTTGCAACAGCAGTTTCAGAGGTTGCAAGGCTGATGATTGAGCGAGGTGCCCTTTCAGCGATAAGCCTGTATGTGGGAAAATCCCAGAAGAACCATGGGATAATCCGTGCCAGCGTTAATAGTCCGACGTTGTTTGAGATAGATTTATCCAATGAAAAAATATTGTATGCCCAAAGACTGGTAAATAACTTTGTCCTTTCGGCGACAGAAATATCGATGGATCTTGATCTGCCGAAAAATTTATCTTTGACTGGTGTCTTTATAGAAAAATGCAAAACCCGCTTCAAAACGGCGTTGCCGATTTCCCCTTATGAAGAGGTAAAACGGAAAAATGCAGAGCTTCAGCAACTGGCAGATAATCTTGTGCAAAGCGAGAACCGCTATCAGCAGCTGACTAATGCTTTACCGCTGATGATGTTCATTCTTGCAAAAGATGGCCAGATGTTATACGCCAATGAATGGTTCCTTAATTTTACCGGCAAAAATCTGGAAAGCCTGACAAACACCAACTGGCTTACCTGGCTGAGTGTTCACCATGTTGAGGTGGATTTAATTAAACTTAGGGTGACACTTGAAAAAAGAATGCCTTTTCAACAGGAAGTGTTGCTGACTTCACTGGATGGGAATACCATCTGGCATTTATTATCCCTTACCCCTCAGGAAAATACATCAGGAAAAGGAATTATCCAATGGTTTGGATTTATTGTCAATATCCATGCACAAAAGGTGGTGGAAAAAACCCTTCGGGATAACCACGAACTGATTCAGATAAAACGGGCGATGGAACTTCGGGAAAAGCAGCTTGACCAGACCATTCTGGAATTAAACCGCAGCAACCAGGAACTTGACAGGTATGCCTATGTAGCTTCGCACGATTTACAGGAGCCCACACGTAAAATCATCTTGCTTTCGGATATGGTCATTGAGCGATATGCACTACGGGTACCGCCCGAAGCGAAAGATCTGCTTGTTCGGGTCAAGGGAGCTGCTGAAAGGATGCATTCTCTTGTGACAGATTTGTTGGCTTATTCAAGAATAAACTCTGGCAAGCTTCTTACCAGCAAAATCAGCCTTTCAGATATAATCAGAAACATTACAGAAAATCTCGAATATTCAATAGTAAAAACCAACGCCAGGATCAGGCTCAATGACTCTTATCTAATTTGTGGTAACGTTGTGCAGATGCAGCAGCTGTTTCAAAACCTTATTGGAAACGCGATTAAATTTACTGAAAAGGGCAAAGATCCTGATATTACTATAACTGCTGAGCCCTTGACAGACAAGCAGATAGAATCATTAGAGCTAGCGCAGGATCACTGGTTATCCATACAGGTTTCCGACAATGGTATTGGTTTTGACCAGATTTATGCTGAGCGGATCTTTGAAGTTTTTCAGCGGCTTCATTCCCGCAAAGAATTTGAAGGAACAGGCATCGGCTTATCCATCTGCAAAAAAATAGTGGAGCTCCATGGTGGAAAAATATCAGTGGTCAGCAATATCGGTCAGGGATCTTCATTCACTTTTTATCTTCCTTACGAGCCTTGA
- a CDS encoding sigma-54-dependent transcriptional regulator, producing MNKTILIVEDNYVEASNLQRILAKAGYIVLEIAMSVKEAICIAEKNRPDLVLIDIFLKGPQTGIELAYWLCERNIAFVYLSANSNQEILSQAKKTEPYGFLVKPFREKDVLVTLDIAAYLHEQKQKLAVRKQIVSQELFSPSELLPGIVGKSIKLQHTLDMIRIVAPTDTSVLIVGESGTGKERVVDCIHSLSSRKSKPLVKINCAALPASLIDSELFGHEKGAFTGAYERRIGKFEQASGGTIFLDEIGEMTPDLQIKLLRVLQEKEIDRIGGKTSIKINARVVAATNKNLETEVEKGRFRMDLFYRLNVFPITVPALRERKDDIPLLVRFYLNHFNKELGRNVKSFSEKAMADLMQYNWPGNVRELEHFIQRSVLLAQEETVKSVELPKNQSLDTAHKTADDRIRTMEENDIDHITKALKVAKGKLAGPGGAAELLNLPYSTLVSKIRKLGIKKV from the coding sequence ATGAATAAAACAATCCTGATCGTTGAAGATAATTATGTTGAGGCCAGCAATCTTCAAAGGATTCTGGCAAAAGCTGGTTATATCGTGCTTGAAATTGCCATGTCGGTCAAAGAAGCGATTTGCATTGCAGAGAAAAACCGGCCTGATCTGGTTCTCATCGATATATTTTTAAAAGGTCCGCAAACGGGCATTGAGCTGGCTTACTGGCTTTGTGAGCGCAATATTGCCTTTGTTTATTTGTCCGCCAATTCAAATCAGGAAATTCTATCACAGGCCAAAAAGACCGAGCCCTATGGTTTTTTGGTAAAACCTTTCCGTGAGAAAGATGTACTCGTTACTCTTGATATCGCCGCCTATCTACACGAGCAGAAACAAAAACTGGCTGTACGAAAACAGATCGTATCTCAGGAGCTGTTTTCGCCATCCGAGCTGCTGCCGGGGATTGTCGGAAAAAGTATAAAATTGCAGCACACTCTGGATATGATCCGCATTGTTGCACCCACCGACACTTCCGTACTGATTGTGGGAGAAAGCGGCACAGGGAAAGAACGGGTTGTGGACTGCATCCACAGTTTGTCTTCAAGAAAATCAAAACCGCTTGTTAAAATAAACTGCGCCGCGCTGCCGGCTTCTCTGATCGACTCAGAACTGTTCGGCCATGAGAAGGGAGCATTTACAGGAGCCTATGAAAGGCGGATCGGTAAATTTGAACAAGCATCAGGCGGAACCATCTTTCTTGACGAGATCGGAGAGATGACCCCAGATCTGCAAATCAAACTGTTGCGCGTGCTGCAAGAAAAAGAAATTGACCGGATAGGCGGTAAAACCAGCATTAAAATCAATGCCCGTGTGGTGGCTGCAACAAATAAGAACCTGGAAACCGAGGTGGAAAAGGGTCGGTTCAGGATGGATCTTTTTTATCGGTTAAATGTCTTTCCCATCACCGTGCCTGCGTTACGGGAACGTAAAGATGACATACCCTTGCTTGTGAGGTTTTACCTGAACCATTTCAACAAAGAGCTCGGAAGAAACGTCAAGTCATTCTCTGAAAAAGCCATGGCAGACCTTATGCAGTATAACTGGCCTGGCAATGTCCGAGAGCTTGAACATTTTATACAACGAAGTGTTTTACTGGCTCAGGAGGAAACGGTCAAATCGGTAGAATTACCTAAAAATCAATCTCTTGATACTGCTCATAAAACAGCTGACGACAGAATCAGGACGATGGAAGAAAACGATATTGACCATATCACCAAGGCCCTGAAAGTAGCAAAGGGAAAATTAGCCGGTCCGGGAGGAGCGGCAGAACTTCTTAATTTACCGTACTCCACGCTGGTGTCAAAAATCAGAAAACTAGGAATAAAAAAGGTATAA
- a CDS encoding tetratricopeptide repeat-containing sensor histidine kinase has product MIRILKNKFRLITFAWLCLLITQSMAANGQVLKNAPVDYYSTDMKRVLALETGYYINAVSQGQIDTDSAMIMACEMFGLSRLLPYNEGYISAGGPQADALINAGKIGRAKNLLKIKTGEEKLRLLFDLANYYLFKPGAAKNDLDSAGVYMDEVEKITAGNEFKNWRNECLRLKGKFYYQTGNITESQKYFGQLVKSCRESKDAQALAKALADQGIGLPFNSPDKLQIYQQALSICQKHKLKIQELQLTARIVTIYFVADLNAAEKGLLNFLKLGQELGFRHLQYTHNVLAYVYLQKTEYLKAMDHARLSIRYMQQTGDKVLQSLYYMRVGDVFVRLDRMKDAMNWFQKSTQGALTKNTQVFWYKSFLAQTKLLIYENRAAQAETLINKITGSFPPATIFDQLQLAFVKAECYAALGRIPEAEKQYGIFLSIADHFPAEHIHQEFPNVYIHLSRFYFNQKKYRESRLFAQKCFDMTTKRHSIGNLSLSHLMFFRLDSVEGNYQSAIRNYQTYKTLADSLNNIHQKEKYDQLLVEYQTVKKDQHISKLKQNGMMQDARLRQSDFEKKLTLAGISILLIFSGVLFQQFRAKQKSNLRLEKQRVQISQKNQALQELVEEKEWLLKEVHHRVKNNLHTIVSLLEHQSDFLTSDALAAIRDSQHRVFSMSLIHQKLYLSENVTTIRFAEYVGELTAYLAESFKTQHRIMFDVKVDPIDLDVGIAIPLGLILNEAVTNAIKYAFADAAGKIEIKGSKTNDHYRLMVSDNGCGLPDGFDETKSDSLGFKLMRGLSKEIDAEFFVSSGKGTRIIIALSPETVDSMC; this is encoded by the coding sequence ATGATTCGAATTTTAAAGAATAAATTCAGGCTCATTACTTTTGCCTGGTTGTGTCTGCTGATTACACAAAGCATGGCTGCAAACGGACAGGTACTTAAAAATGCGCCTGTGGATTATTACAGCACGGACATGAAACGGGTACTGGCGTTGGAGACAGGATATTATATCAATGCAGTATCACAGGGCCAAATTGACACAGATAGTGCCATGATTATGGCTTGCGAAATGTTCGGGCTCAGCCGGCTTCTTCCTTATAATGAAGGATATATCAGCGCCGGTGGCCCTCAGGCTGATGCCCTTATCAATGCCGGCAAGATCGGGCGGGCAAAAAATCTTCTTAAAATAAAAACAGGAGAGGAAAAACTTAGGCTGCTTTTTGATCTGGCAAATTATTATCTGTTTAAACCCGGCGCAGCGAAAAATGATCTTGACAGCGCAGGCGTATATATGGATGAGGTTGAAAAAATTACTGCCGGAAATGAATTTAAAAACTGGCGTAACGAATGTCTTAGACTAAAAGGAAAATTTTATTACCAGACCGGGAATATCACTGAAAGCCAGAAATATTTTGGGCAGCTTGTAAAATCTTGCAGGGAATCAAAGGATGCCCAGGCCCTGGCAAAGGCGCTGGCAGATCAGGGTATTGGCCTTCCTTTTAATTCGCCCGATAAACTTCAAATATATCAGCAGGCGCTGTCCATATGCCAAAAACATAAGCTAAAAATTCAGGAGCTGCAACTTACAGCAAGGATCGTAACGATATATTTTGTCGCAGACCTGAACGCAGCGGAAAAGGGGCTTTTAAACTTTCTGAAACTCGGACAAGAACTTGGATTCCGGCACCTGCAATATACCCATAATGTGCTGGCTTATGTATACCTGCAAAAGACCGAGTATTTAAAGGCCATGGATCATGCCCGGTTATCGATCAGGTATATGCAGCAGACCGGCGACAAGGTTCTTCAAAGTTTATATTACATGCGGGTGGGTGATGTTTTCGTCAGATTGGACCGGATGAAAGATGCCATGAATTGGTTTCAGAAATCAACGCAGGGGGCGCTTACTAAAAACACACAGGTTTTCTGGTACAAAAGCTTTCTCGCCCAAACCAAACTTTTAATTTACGAGAATCGGGCTGCTCAGGCAGAGACTTTAATTAATAAAATTACCGGATCTTTTCCGCCAGCGACCATATTTGACCAGCTGCAACTGGCGTTTGTCAAAGCAGAATGTTATGCCGCACTCGGCCGCATCCCTGAGGCAGAAAAACAGTACGGTATTTTCCTCTCTATCGCTGACCACTTTCCTGCTGAGCACATTCACCAGGAGTTTCCCAATGTCTATATCCATCTTTCCCGCTTTTATTTTAACCAAAAAAAATACAGGGAGTCCAGGCTTTTTGCTCAGAAATGCTTTGACATGACAACCAAACGTCATTCAATTGGAAACCTTTCTTTAAGCCATCTGATGTTTTTCAGGTTGGATTCAGTTGAGGGAAATTATCAATCTGCCATAAGAAATTATCAGACCTATAAAACACTGGCCGATTCTTTGAACAACATACATCAAAAGGAAAAATATGATCAGCTGCTGGTTGAGTACCAAACCGTGAAAAAGGATCAGCATATTAGTAAATTAAAGCAAAACGGTATGATGCAGGATGCAAGGCTTCGTCAATCGGATTTTGAGAAAAAACTGACTTTGGCCGGGATTTCTATCCTGCTTATTTTTTCAGGCGTATTGTTTCAACAGTTCCGCGCCAAACAAAAGAGTAACCTCAGGCTGGAAAAACAGCGGGTGCAGATCAGTCAGAAAAACCAGGCGTTGCAGGAGCTTGTGGAAGAAAAGGAATGGCTTTTGAAAGAAGTCCACCATCGGGTTAAAAACAACCTGCATACAATTGTGAGTTTGCTTGAACACCAGTCGGATTTTCTTACCAGCGATGCACTGGCAGCCATACGGGACAGTCAGCACCGGGTATTTTCCATGTCTTTGATCCACCAGAAACTTTATCTGAGCGAAAATGTAACCACGATAAGGTTTGCAGAATATGTTGGCGAGCTGACCGCCTATCTTGCCGAAAGCTTTAAAACGCAGCACCGGATTATGTTTGATGTGAAAGTCGATCCGATTGACCTGGATGTGGGAATAGCAATTCCGCTTGGCCTGATTTTAAATGAAGCGGTAACCAACGCAATTAAATATGCTTTTGCGGACGCTGCCGGAAAAATAGAAATTAAGGGCTCCAAAACAAATGATCATTACCGCCTTATGGTATCAGATAACGGATGCGGACTGCCTGATGGTTTTGATGAAACTAAAAGCGACTCACTGGGATTTAAACTGATGCGGGGATTAAGTAAAGAAATCGATGCAGAATTTTTCGTTTCTTCCGGCAAGGGAACCAGAATCATTATAGCTCTTAGTCCTGAAACCGTTGATTCCATGTGTTAA
- a CDS encoding helix-turn-helix domain-containing protein — MESLCTYPTRFEVSKIKPAINDCGSLPYLFKAEYVQSDSRNSAQIREGPNFFEAIFFIEGSGIIRTGPNVYEIKNNTIYRLASGQRYILTSEGHYRGYRICFSREFLYMTGTETTRLFLDENCAPANVSYSLTVSAVAKPQIEEVLQAMVKENTNNFQPRSQVLIGLLRIFLIYFVRLVRENKSPVLPGAEYDFFQRFTDLVKEHFTLKRTVAQYAADLHVTQNAMNAIVKKASGFNASHHIHQHIVNEAKQLAMNPNLSMKQIAYRLGFSDIGHFSKFFKNKSGMSFTDFKMNHSFNLMPAVKAVTVTNLRPESGNETKLCFQADFLESGNRAFIKTQTTPKRSKQFEIVWIKSGAGNFMLDFRRHEIKENMLYCLFPGQMYDFNPAPGISGYRICFSGDFFCHYKEQSYLPFAVDYQCRDNNEQIMQVDKEIEYEIEGIVRSMIREHANDFAFKSEILKGLLKIFIAYFSRRFQENQVSDAGSNDIRFFRTFMDLLDCNYLTKKAVTDYAEALSVSPNYLSEVIKKVSGHSASYHIQKRLILEARRAAVYSQASMKEIAYGLGFLDPAQFSKFFKTKTGVNFSTYKKELTPFCHDDG, encoded by the coding sequence ATGGAAAGTCTATGCACGTATCCAACCCGATTTGAAGTCAGCAAAATAAAACCCGCAATAAATGACTGTGGCAGTCTTCCGTATTTGTTTAAAGCAGAATACGTTCAGAGTGACAGCCGAAATTCGGCACAGATTAGGGAAGGACCGAATTTTTTTGAAGCGATCTTTTTCATTGAAGGCTCAGGAATTATCAGAACGGGTCCGAACGTGTATGAAATTAAAAATAATACCATTTACCGTCTGGCCAGCGGACAGCGTTACATACTGACGTCGGAAGGACATTATCGGGGTTACAGAATTTGTTTTTCACGGGAGTTTCTTTACATGACAGGCACGGAAACCACCCGGTTATTTTTGGACGAAAACTGCGCTCCGGCCAATGTATCCTATTCTTTAACTGTCAGTGCGGTTGCAAAGCCGCAAATTGAAGAGGTACTGCAAGCGATGGTGAAAGAAAATACAAATAATTTTCAGCCCAGATCACAGGTGCTGATAGGGCTGCTCAGAATATTTCTGATCTATTTCGTCAGATTAGTCAGGGAAAATAAGTCGCCGGTTTTACCTGGCGCAGAATACGATTTTTTTCAGCGATTTACAGATTTGGTAAAAGAACATTTTACTTTAAAACGAACGGTAGCCCAGTACGCCGCCGATCTTCATGTTACGCAAAACGCGATGAATGCAATTGTCAAAAAAGCTTCCGGTTTTAATGCAAGTCATCATATACACCAGCACATTGTGAATGAGGCCAAACAGCTGGCCATGAATCCTAATTTGAGTATGAAGCAAATAGCTTACCGACTAGGTTTTTCGGACATTGGTCATTTCAGTAAGTTTTTTAAAAACAAAAGCGGTATGAGCTTTACTGATTTTAAAATGAATCATTCTTTCAATCTGATGCCTGCTGTCAAGGCAGTCACAGTAACCAACCTGCGGCCGGAAAGCGGGAATGAAACAAAATTATGCTTTCAGGCAGATTTTCTAGAAAGCGGCAACCGGGCTTTTATAAAAACACAGACCACGCCTAAAAGATCAAAACAATTTGAAATTGTCTGGATCAAAAGCGGAGCAGGAAACTTTATGCTGGACTTTCGCCGGCATGAGATAAAGGAAAATATGCTGTACTGTCTTTTTCCAGGTCAAATGTATGATTTTAATCCCGCGCCTGGTATTTCTGGTTACCGCATATGCTTTTCCGGAGATTTTTTTTGCCATTACAAGGAACAATCATATCTCCCTTTTGCAGTGGATTATCAGTGCCGGGATAATAATGAGCAGATCATGCAGGTGGATAAGGAAATTGAATATGAAATTGAAGGCATTGTCCGAAGCATGATCAGAGAACATGCTAACGATTTTGCGTTCAAATCGGAGATTCTTAAAGGATTGCTAAAAATTTTCATAGCCTATTTTTCAAGAAGGTTCCAGGAAAACCAGGTCAGCGATGCCGGTAGTAATGATATTCGTTTTTTCCGAACTTTCATGGATTTGCTTGACTGCAATTATTTAACCAAAAAAGCGGTAACTGATTATGCAGAAGCGCTTTCTGTTTCGCCCAATTATTTAAGTGAGGTGATCAAAAAGGTGTCAGGCCATTCTGCGAGTTATCATATACAAAAGCGCCTGATACTGGAAGCCAGGCGTGCTGCCGTTTATTCCCAAGCCTCGATGAAGGAGATTGCTTATGGATTGGGATTTTTGGATCCCGCGCAGTTCAGCAAGTTTTTCAAAACAAAAACAGGCGTTAATTTCTCGACTTATAAAAAAGAACTTACACCTTTTTGTCATGACGATGGGTAA
- a CDS encoding alpha/beta hydrolase, with product MNTENILPVLTDYASDPNLSAAVKAFLKPLNSGGPGLETLGVEAARNVLVGAQAASSVDLSGITESEKIISQDGFSLTLNIVRPEGAEGLLPVFMFIHGGGWVLGDYPTHQRMVRDLSVLSGFAGVFVNYSRAPEVKYPQPVYEVYAAAKWLSENGEQIGVDGSKLAIVGNSAGGNLATATTLLAKEKGGPEFRVQVLFWPVTNADFQTESYLLYGKQRFLTSPLMQWMWDQYVEPEKRQEIYASPLQATVEQLKGLPPALIQVAENDILRDEGEAYGRKLGEAGVTVTTVRYNDVIHDFGLLNGLSEIPQTKALFVQAAQELKKYLL from the coding sequence ATGAATACTGAGAACATTCTACCTGTTTTGACTGATTACGCATCAGACCCCAATCTTTCGGCGGCCGTAAAAGCGTTTTTGAAACCATTGAACTCCGGCGGACCGGGGCTGGAAACGCTGGGAGTTGAAGCGGCCCGCAATGTGCTTGTAGGTGCGCAGGCAGCTTCCAGTGTTGATCTTTCCGGCATCACCGAGTCGGAAAAAATCATCTCGCAGGATGGATTTTCTTTGACTTTGAACATCGTACGGCCTGAGGGTGCCGAAGGACTTTTACCTGTATTTATGTTTATTCACGGCGGAGGCTGGGTACTGGGAGATTATCCGACGCATCAGCGCATGGTACGGGATCTGTCCGTGCTTTCGGGATTCGCAGGCGTTTTTGTCAATTATTCGCGTGCCCCCGAAGTTAAGTATCCCCAGCCTGTTTATGAGGTTTATGCCGCTGCTAAATGGCTGTCTGAAAACGGGGAGCAAATCGGAGTGGATGGAAGTAAACTTGCGATTGTCGGAAACAGCGCAGGCGGGAATCTGGCTACGGCCACAACACTTCTTGCCAAAGAAAAAGGCGGTCCGGAGTTTAGGGTACAAGTTCTTTTCTGGCCGGTAACCAATGCTGATTTTCAAACAGAATCATACCTGCTGTATGGAAAACAGCGGTTTTTGACATCGCCGCTGATGCAGTGGATGTGGGACCAGTATGTAGAACCCGAAAAAAGGCAGGAAATATATGCCTCGCCTCTTCAGGCTACTGTTGAGCAGTTGAAAGGGCTGCCTCCGGCATTGATACAGGTAGCTGAAAATGATATTTTAAGAGATGAAGGAGAGGCTTACGGCCGAAAATTGGGAGAGGCAGGTGTGACGGTAACGACTGTCCGCTACAATGATGTTATTCATGATTTTGGGCTGCTGAACGGTCTTTCCGAAATACCTCAGACCAAGGCGTTGTTTGTGCAGGCGGCTCAGGAATTAAAAAAATATCTCCTGTAA
- a CDS encoding alpha/beta hydrolase, with translation MSTKTVLFVTGAFVTHHCWDDWKTHFELRGYKTVAPPWPFKDGTAAELRDRQPYDTDLADLTLSELIDHYADIARQLPEKPIIIGHSLGGMITQILLNRGLAAAAVAIHSVPPQGIIPYEFSFLKSTWGALGLFTSMKKTYLMPFSTWQYAFVNEMPLSEQKSAYEQFTAPESKRVARGGLTSAAALDFEKPHAPLLLTSGSLDHIIPAHLNKRNYKKYKQNGSVLEYKEFAGRNHHVLAQPGWQNDADYVLNWIKKY, from the coding sequence ATGTCTACAAAAACTGTTTTGTTCGTTACCGGTGCATTTGTTACCCATCACTGCTGGGATGACTGGAAAACTCACTTTGAACTTAGAGGGTATAAAACAGTTGCTCCGCCGTGGCCTTTTAAGGATGGCACAGCTGCTGAACTCCGTGATCGTCAGCCTTATGATACCGATCTTGCAGATCTTACCTTATCAGAACTGATTGATCACTACGCCGATATTGCCAGACAACTGCCGGAAAAACCCATCATCATTGGTCATTCACTGGGTGGGATGATCACACAGATTCTGCTCAACCGGGGACTGGCGGCTGCGGCGGTGGCCATTCATTCAGTACCACCACAAGGCATTATTCCTTACGAATTCTCTTTTCTGAAATCAACCTGGGGTGCACTGGGGCTTTTCACTTCGATGAAAAAAACATATCTGATGCCTTTTTCTACCTGGCAATATGCATTTGTAAATGAAATGCCGCTCAGCGAGCAAAAATCAGCTTATGAGCAGTTTACCGCTCCGGAATCAAAAAGAGTAGCACGCGGTGGACTTACCAGTGCGGCGGCACTGGATTTTGAAAAACCGCACGCGCCGTTACTGCTTACGTCGGGAAGTCTGGATCATATCATTCCTGCACATCTGAACAAACGCAATTATAAAAAATACAAGCAAAACGGATCTGTTTTGGAGTACAAAGAGTTTGCCGGACGCAACCACCACGTACTTGCTCAGCCCGGCTGGCAAAACGATGCAGATTATGTCTTAAACTGGATCAAAAAATACTGA
- a CDS encoding OsmC family peroxiredoxin: MTTRSNALNEMPFNFNSCFAEQASGTNPEELPAAAHACCFTMKLSFVPGEAGFVAEFLKTVAGIRFVNGNIAGSHLTVSAKIPGISRELLMKVWLMQKATVR, translated from the coding sequence CTGACTACCCGCAGTAATGCGCTTAATGAGATGCCATTTAATTTCAATTCCTGCTTCGCTGAACAAGCCAGCGGCACTAATCCGGAGGAGTTGCCGGCTGCTGCCCATGCATGTTGCTTTACGATGAAGCTCAGCTTTGTGCCTGGTGAAGCGGGTTTTGTGGCAGAATTTTTAAAAACTGTGGCCGGTATCAGGTTTGTGAATGGAAATATAGCTGGTTCGCACCTTACAGTATCAGCAAAGATTCCCGGCATTAGCCGGGAGCTTTTAATGAAAGTGTGGCTGATGCAGAAGGCAACTGTCCGGTAG
- a CDS encoding SDR family NAD(P)-dependent oxidoreductase gives MSIILLTGTSSGFGLITAKHLAKQGHSVFATMRDIQTRNLNAAAELTDWAKQEKVKIDIVELDATDDNSVKLAVESIAEKTGGIIDVLINNAGTGFIGLNETLSASQVNQIFQINVIAADRMIKAVLPWMHKNKSGLIVTISSIAARQYIPVMGVYAASKAAIDALSVSYHYELKSSGIDIAIMQPGAYQTTDIVSKQMRPANPSAAKYYSEDMKGYEKQVFQYFEPTEDSRDPKEIAECIADLIETPQGKRKLWTLVGAGPLEEPVGQINTAIKGLTDTVLNARGVKV, from the coding sequence ATGAGCATTATTTTATTGACCGGCACAAGCAGTGGTTTTGGATTGATCACTGCGAAACACCTTGCAAAACAAGGTCATTCCGTTTTTGCCACCATGCGTGATATCCAGACCAGAAACCTAAACGCCGCTGCTGAATTGACTGACTGGGCAAAGCAGGAAAAAGTAAAAATTGACATTGTTGAACTGGATGCTACCGATGATAATTCTGTAAAACTTGCGGTCGAATCCATAGCAGAAAAGACAGGTGGCATAATTGATGTGCTGATCAACAATGCAGGAACAGGATTCATTGGCCTAAATGAGACACTTAGCGCAAGTCAGGTAAACCAGATTTTCCAAATCAACGTCATTGCGGCGGACCGGATGATCAAAGCGGTTCTTCCATGGATGCATAAAAACAAAAGCGGACTTATCGTAACCATTTCGAGCATCGCTGCCCGTCAATATATTCCTGTTATGGGTGTTTATGCGGCTAGTAAAGCAGCCATCGATGCATTATCGGTAAGCTATCATTATGAGTTGAAATCAAGCGGAATTGATATTGCCATCATGCAGCCCGGCGCTTATCAGACCACTGATATTGTATCGAAGCAAATGAGACCGGCGAATCCATCCGCAGCAAAATATTATAGTGAGGATATGAAGGGATATGAAAAGCAGGTTTTCCAGTATTTTGAACCTACGGAAGACAGCCGGGATCCGAAGGAAATTGCTGAGTGCATAGCAGACCTGATAGAAACACCTCAGGGAAAAAGAAAGCTGTGGACACTCGTTGGCGCAGGCCCTCTGGAAGAGCCGGTTGGTCAGATTAATACAGCTATAAAAGGGCTGACTGATACCGTTTTAAATGCAAGGGGAGTAAAGGTCTAA
- a CDS encoding chemotaxis protein CheB, producing the protein MEKEKKFFIVAIGFSGGGTDDLYQFFSSVPPFPNTAFIIIQHLGRDYVSRRDKMLARHTDMPVSWATDHELVKPGHIYMLPVNKFMTIKEGYLEIYDRDPLDKSNWAFDIFFHSMAENVKKMGIGIILSGAGTDGTKGAIHMHQENGMIMIRDPLTATFKGMPDSAILKDHPAEILSPKELAAALMSLVYQDGLDETEND; encoded by the coding sequence ATGGAAAAAGAAAAGAAATTTTTTATCGTAGCCATTGGCTTTTCTGGTGGCGGGACGGATGATCTTTATCAGTTTTTTTCTTCCGTACCCCCATTTCCCAATACCGCATTTATCATCATACAGCATCTGGGCAGAGATTATGTAAGCAGAAGAGACAAGATGCTTGCCAGACATACCGACATGCCAGTAAGCTGGGCAACGGATCATGAGCTGGTAAAGCCTGGTCATATTTACATGTTACCGGTAAATAAATTCATGACCATCAAAGAAGGGTATCTGGAAATTTACGACCGGGATCCGCTTGATAAAAGTAACTGGGCCTTTGATATCTTTTTTCATTCGATGGCAGAAAACGTTAAGAAGATGGGGATCGGAATTATCCTTTCCGGGGCAGGTACCGACGGCACAAAAGGTGCTATTCATATGCATCAGGAAAATGGGATGATTATGATACGCGACCCATTGACTGCCACTTTTAAGGGAATGCCTGACAGTGCCATTTTAAAGGATCATCCTGCCGAAATACTTTCCCCAAAAGAATTGGCAGCAGCGCTTATGAGCCTGGTATATCAGGACGGACTTGATGAAACGGAAAATGATTAA